CTAAGAAGTGCCCCCTCCTTCGCAAGAAGGAGGGGGTTTTGTTTTCTCCGTTAACAGAAAACAGCTTTGCGGCAGGCAAAATATAAAAAAACCGCCACATCAGAAGTGGCGGTGAATTTATTTTAACTTGGTAACCGATATGCCTCCCTTGCACATAGGGCAAGCGTGCGGCTTCCATGTAGTGAGCTTTTTATGTATGAGAGAAAAGAGATTCGTCACACCTAAGTCAGCAGCGGCAACTCCTCCTCTATTCCACAAAACAGAAACACGCTCAACGATACCGCCCAAAAGGCGGATGTCGGCGATAAGAGGCTTGAGCGTCGTTCCTGTCGTAAGCACATCATCAACAACAAGTACGCGCGCAGAAGGAATTATTTTCTTATACGCATCCCGGAATGTAAACGAGTCGTATTGCACAAGCACTGCCTTCATTCCCTTCTTACCCCACCCCCACATTGGATCGTATATTCTGCCTCTATCTGTTTTCCATTCGGCATACGCTCCGTATATGTTCTTTCCTGTCATGAGCGACAAGTGGCGCGAAATAAGATACTGAAGAACAATACCCCCTTTTTCAGGAGCTACAACAACATCTATGTCGTGCATGCCCGCTGCGTACACTGCGTGCGCCATATGCCAGGACACATCAGAAAGGAGGGTGTCGTAGGCATGCATATAGAGCGTATCTTTATCTATATACTCAAGCGCATGCTCTCCGCTCTTGAGTGCAAAATGCCCCGTACGAACAATTTTTTTTTGCTCAAATGCTTTGAGGAATTGCTTCTCATTCCATATCATATGCGCGTCCTGCATCACAGCACCCCTGCTATCTCATCAACAATTAACTGAAAGGCGTCTTGTGGCGTCCCTATACTCTTCGGCGGGTTCGTAATAGGACGGCCAATAACCAAAAAGTCAGCACCTCTCGTAATTGCTTCTTTCGGCGTACCGATGTTCCGCTGGTCATCCGACTGCGTATACCACGCCGGCCGAATGCCCGGCACTACTTTTATGGCGTGCCTGATATCGTCATCCTTCTCTTGCATAAACCAAGGCAGGTCCCGCACACCACACACAATGCCGTCAGCACCCGACTGCATCGCAATTTTTGTAAAGTGACGCGATGCCTCTATCCGGTGCAAGCGTATGGCATTATGAGCATCCCAGTCGTTGAGCGAAGTAAGAACGGTAACCGCGATCAGCTTTGCATTGCCCTTTTCCTTCGCTGCCTCTTGTATCGCTGCCTCTCCCGCTGCTGCATGCACCGTAAAAAATTCTATATAAGGATAACGCTGAAGAGCGCGCACCGCATTTCCTACGGTTTTTGGCGTATCGTGAAATTTGCCGTCTACAAAAACTCCCGCATTAAAGCTGCGCACAAGGCCGATTGCCTCCGGGGCGCCTATACCCATAAAGGACGAGAGCCCCACCTTAAATCGCCTCACAAACGGCGAAAGTTTCTCAAGCATGCGTACTGCCGACCCCGTGTCGGACACATCAAGCGCTACTATAATCTTTTCTGCTGCCTTTTCCCGTGCATCCATGGTACCCTCTTTTTTCAATGTCGTTTCCTACACTATATGTAAAATACCCCGCTTCTGCAACGAGCCCTGCAGAGAAAATAAAAAAGCGGCAATCTGCATGGTGCATGCTATGATTGCCGCAATTTGTTAACCGAAATGTGTGATACAGATATCAGCTCTTTGCATGTCCGGATCGCCCTTTTTTCCTTTTTTAATGTGGGGGGAGATTATCTCTATCTCTTCTACCACTCTCCCCGTTCCATCTCTCACCTTGAGAACTTCGCGATGCTTTAGAGGAAATGTGGGGGATGTCTTAAGGTCTCCGAATGTTTCCTGTAATACCCTGCGTCCCATGTTCCTGAGTCGGATATTCCTTTTTTTGCCCGCGCCGCCCTTCCGCCCTCTTTTCTTAAACAGTCTATTGCCTCTGCATTTCGCCACTGGCCAAAGCCTCCTCTTTATATAGTTTTTAATCTTCTATTTTTAAAACACTACTACGGTACCGTCTTAAAAATAGAAGGAGAGCCATTCCTCCTTTAACACTGGCTCCCCTTTAGTTTTTCGGAATCCCGTTACAAATTTCATGAAAATCTGTTCGATTGAGCAAGATATATCCTGCCGCAGTTTTCATGAGATTGTAATCTATGAAATTCGTAACGGGATGGATTCTGAGGAACATCCTTCTCCCCAAAGGACTTCCTCGCGTTCTATTCCATTGAGAGTACGGGAGGTAGGTAATAACTACCACTTCTTGTGACGGTCCACCCCGTCACCGATGATAGAAATCCTCTCAATAGTTATGAAGGAGGTGCTTTTTTCTTTGGTGATAATAGCAACAATGTACCGAACAGTAAAGGGGGTTCTTCCTAGAAGAAAATTAAATATATTTTAAAATAATGAATACTGCTTCTGGAATGTTCCCCCCTTTGCTGTCCGGTACGCACTATCTTCATCATCTGCGGTGCATTATATCATATAAAAAAGTAAAAGTCAAGTCTCTTTGCAAAAGCAGGGAAATGGCTTTGTTAAGCCAAAATAAACGGCTCACACGGAGTGTGAGCCGTTTATCGGACTAGATTTATAAAGCCCCGGATTATTGCACAAATACCCTTGTGAAGATAAATATATGACTTGCGTAAAAGAGCCCCGCCATAAATATTAGGAGCGTAAAACCGTATATGATATGGCGCACATGGTGTTTTTTTACCTCATGCGCAAAATATGAAGAAAGCGCCAAAAGAATAAGCATGGCAAGTATTCCATACATTGCATAAAGCAGCCGCCGCGGAGCTGAGGCAAGCGTATCAAACAGATTTGCGTACGAAATATCGTTTTCTACATCCGGCACAAAGTTTGATTCGGGTAGCGCATATCCATTCACATCGATTGCAATAAAAGAATCTTCGGTTTCTGGAA
The DNA window shown above is from Candidatus Niyogibacteria bacterium CG10_big_fil_rev_8_21_14_0_10_46_36 and carries:
- the pyrF gene encoding orotidine-5'-phosphate decarboxylase, with translation MDAREKAAEKIIVALDVSDTGSAVRMLEKLSPFVRRFKVGLSSFMGIGAPEAIGLVRSFNAGVFVDGKFHDTPKTVGNAVRALQRYPYIEFFTVHAAAGEAAIQEAAKEKGNAKLIAVTVLTSLNDWDAHNAIRLHRIEASRHFTKIAMQSGADGIVCGVRDLPWFMQEKDDDIRHAIKVVPGIRPAWYTQSDDQRNIGTPKEAITRGADFLVIGRPITNPPKSIGTPQDAFQLIVDEIAGVL